In Silene latifolia isolate original U9 population chromosome X, ASM4854445v1, whole genome shotgun sequence, the following proteins share a genomic window:
- the LOC141617170 gene encoding uncharacterized protein LOC141617170 — translation MLAKHAWRILSGDQSLFSRVFRKKLLVNDTVHEGLPRRKKESNLSWGARSIMHGMDFTCEQVSWKPGYLSQLNVLTNKWMDGNVPDPRDVFLSRDSVRLRNFRVGNLRFRERDMEGRKWNEGLIREIFSEDSVKKILSITICKSSSRDEVYWIHSPTCDFTVKSAYGVLFSHFMAEKGSQRDRTRIDKEERNFCRKKLWCLPGPMTWKMLLWTIITKSLSVGSGFVQRNINIDPTLLQIHAIKTDDKKMETMEHMFRDCEVAKRIWASTELGIRVLNEENLSLSKWIMNWIRYLDQLDDAKPRVFCKEGGSQAEKNFDDDGSEGEQMRWIRESKPVFVIESSGSSLFRGLLIRLPMALPVRP, via the exons ATGTTGGCAAAACATGCTTGGCGGATTCTTTCTGGGGATCAATCTCTCTTCAGTAGGGTTTTTAGGAAAAAACTTCTAGTAAATGATACCGTGCATGAGGGGCTGCCAAGGAGGAAAAAGGAAAGTAATTTATCATGGGGTGCAAGAAGTATTATGCACGGAATGGATTTCACGTGTGAACAGGTGAGTTGGAAACCGGGCTACTTATCGCAACTTAATGTGTTGACGAATAAATGGATGGATGGAAATGTTCCTGACCCCAGGGATGTTTTCCTGTCAAGGGACTCAGTGAGACTCCGAAACTTTAGAGTGGGAAACCTAAGGTTTAGAGAGAGAGATATGGAGGGTCGTAAATGGAATGAGGGGTTGATCAGGGAAATTTTCTCTGAAGATAGTGTAAAGAAAATCCTGTCCATTACCATATGTAAGTCCAGTAGTAGAGATGAGGTCTATTGGATTCATAGTCCTACATGTGATTTTACTGTGAAAAGTGCATATGGTGTATTGTTCTCCCATTTTATGGCTGAGAAAGGGTCACAGAGGGACAGAACGCGTATTGATAAGGAGGAGAGGAATTTCTGTCGGAAAAAGCTGTGGTGTCTTCCAGGTCCTATGACATGGAAAATGCTATTATGGACAATTATTACCAAGTCACTATCGGTGGGAAGTGGATTTGTACAGCGAAACATCAATATTGAccctacactactacaaatacatgCTATAAagacg GATGATAAAAAAATGGAGACTATGGAACATATGTTCAGAGATTGCGAAGTAGCAAAAAGGATTTGGGCGTCAACTGAATTGGGAATTCGTGTTCTCAACGAGGAGAATTTAAGTTTAAGCAAATGGATTATGAATTGGATTAGGTATCTTGATCAACTTGATGACGCTAAACCACGG GTTTTTTGCAAGGAGGGGGGAAGTCAGGCAGAGAAAAATTTCGATGATGACGGCTCGGAGGGGGAACAGATGAGGTGGATCCGGGAAAGCAAACCGGTTTTTGTCATTGAGTCATCAGGAAGCT CTTTATTCCGAGGACTTTTAATAAGATTGCCCATGGCCTTGCCTGTAAGGCCATGA
- the LOC141623212 gene encoding CDPK-related kinase 5-like isoform X1 yields the protein MGTCTSRQPPDTNSPPQSPPQPNPNTPNPKKSPFFSIYSPSPAHYLFSKKSPLWSTTPSNATPNSTCSTPKRFFKRPFPPPSPAKHIRSVLAKRHGAVKPRSSNAAGLESDGGEPGSGLDKRFGFSKQFGDKYEVGEEVGRGHFGYTRVATVKKGELKGLQVAVKIIPKSKMTTAIAIEDVRREVKILKGLAGHSNLIKIYDAYEDNESVYIVMELCRGGELLDRILSRGGKYTEDEAKSVLLQILNVVSFCHLQGVVHRDLKPENFLFVSKDEDSPLKAIDFGLSDFVKPGLFLQLVLFWQIDLYTPIYVFLKIKVMYRYLCIYSGEILNAFFFACFTEEKLNDIVGSAYYVAPEVLHRSYTTEADVWSVGVIAYILLCGSRPFWARTESGIFRAVLKADPSFTEPPWPSLSDEAKDFVKRMLNKDPRKRITASQALCHPWLRNQGEVKVPLDVLVFKLLKIYMRSSLLRKAALKALSKTLTADELFYLNEQFTILQPCKNGTINLDNIKEALMKNATDAMKDSRAHEILTSLTALQYRRMDFDEFCAAALSVYQLEALERWEQHARCAYELFEKDGNRPIMIEELASELGLGPNIPVHAVLHDWIRHTDGKLSFLGFVKLLHGVSTRTLIKAH from the exons ATGGGAACTTGCACCTCCCGACAGCCACCCGATACCAACTCACCACCCCAATCACCTCCACAACCGAACCCCAACACCCCTAACCCAAAAAAATCCCCTTTCTTCTCCATCTACAGCCCAAGCCCGGCCCACTACCTTTTCTCCAAGAAATCCCCTCTTTGGTCGACTACTCCCTCTAATGCCACTCCCAATTCCACTTGTTCCACGCCCAAACGCTTCTTCAAACGCCCGTTTCCTCCGCCATCCCCCGCTAAACACATACGGTCCGTTCTAGCGAAGCGGCACGGTGCGGTTAAGCCCAGGAGTAGTAATGCTGCCGGTTTAGAGAGTGATGGGGGTGAACCGGGTTCAGGGTTGGATAAGCGGTTCGGGTTTTCGAAGCAGTTTGGGGATAAGTATGAGGTTGGGGAGGAAGTTGGGCGAGGGCATTTTGGGTATACTCGAGTTGCTACTGTTAAGAAAGGTGAGCTTAAAGGTTTACAAGTCGCTGTCAAAATCATCCCCAAATCTAAG ATGACCACGGCTATTGCGATCGAGGATGTTAGGAGAGAGGTAAAAATATTGAAAGGCCTGGCTGGACATAGCAATCTTATAAAGATTTACGATGCATACGAAGACAATGAGAGTGTTTACATCGTGATGGA GTTATGTCGAGGAGGGGAGTTACTGGATAGGATACTTTCGAG AGGAGGGAAGTACACAGAAGACGAAGCCAAGTCTGTGTTATTGCAGATTCTAAACGTCGTTTCATTTTGCCACTTGCAAGGTGTGGTGCATCGAGATCTCAAACCGGAG AATTTCCTTTTTGTGTCGAAAGACGAGGATTCCCCGTTGAAAGCTATTGACTTTGGCTTGTCAGATTTTGTAAAACCAGGTCTGTTTTTGCAATTGGTATTGTTTTGGCAAATTGATTTATATACTCCTATTTACGTATTTCTCAAAATAAAAGTAATGTACAGGTATTTATGTATTTATAGTGGGGAGATACTAAACGCGTTTTTCTTTGCTTGTTTCACAGAAGAAAAGTTAAATGATATTGTAGGCAGTGCATATTATGTAGCACCTGAAGTTCTCCATAGATCTTATACCACGGAGGCTGATGTGTGGAGCGTCGGTGTGATTGCATATATTTTGTTGTGTGGAAGCCGACCATTTTGGGCTCGTACTGAATCTGGGATATTTAGAGCAGTCCTGAAAGCTGACCCCAGTTTTACTGAGCCACCATGGCCTTCTTTGTCAGATGAGGCTAAAGACTTTGTCAAGCGCATGTTAAACAAAGATCCAAGGAAAAGAATTACTGCTTCCCAAGCACTTT GCCACCCCTGGCTTAGAAATCAGGGTGAAGTAAAAGTTCCACTGGATGTACTTGTCTTCAAGCTCTTAAAGATTTACATGCGTTCTTCTTTGCTACGGAAAGCTGCGTTAAAG GCTCTGTCCAAAACGTTAACAGCCGACGAGCTTTTCTATCTAAATGAGCAGTTCACAATTCTACAACCTTGCAAAAATGGCACTATTAATTTGGATAATATTAAAGAG GCCTTGATGAAAAATGCAACCGATGCCATGAAAGACTCTCGTGCTCATGAAATTTTAACTTCC TTGACTGCACTACAATACAGAAGAATGGACTTTGATGAATTTTGTGCGGCTGCATTAAGCGTATACCAACTCGAGGCTCTTGAAAGATGGGAGCAACATGCTCGCTGTGCCTATGAACTTTTTGAGAAGGATGGTAATAGGCCTATTATGATCGAAGAGCTGGCTTCT GAGCTGGGCCTGGGCCCCAACATTCCGGTTCATGCTGTCCTCCATGATTGGATTCGTCACACTGATGGGAAGCTAAGCTTTCTTGGATTCGTCAAATTGCTTCATGGGGTGTCCACAAGGACGCTCATCAAAGCCCACTAA
- the LOC141623212 gene encoding CDPK-related kinase 5-like isoform X2 encodes MGTCTSRQPPDTNSPPQSPPQPNPNTPNPKKSPFFSIYSPSPAHYLFSKKSPLWSTTPSNATPNSTCSTPKRFFKRPFPPPSPAKHIRSVLAKRHGAVKPRSSNAAGLESDGGEPGSGLDKRFGFSKQFGDKYEVGEEVGRGHFGYTRVATVKKGELKGLQVAVKIIPKSKMTTAIAIEDVRREVKILKGLAGHSNLIKIYDAYEDNESVYIVMELCRGGELLDRILSRGGKYTEDEAKSVLLQILNVVSFCHLQGVVHRDLKPENFLFVSKDEDSPLKAIDFGLSDFVKPEEKLNDIVGSAYYVAPEVLHRSYTTEADVWSVGVIAYILLCGSRPFWARTESGIFRAVLKADPSFTEPPWPSLSDEAKDFVKRMLNKDPRKRITASQALCHPWLRNQGEVKVPLDVLVFKLLKIYMRSSLLRKAALKALSKTLTADELFYLNEQFTILQPCKNGTINLDNIKEALMKNATDAMKDSRAHEILTSLTALQYRRMDFDEFCAAALSVYQLEALERWEQHARCAYELFEKDGNRPIMIEELASELGLGPNIPVHAVLHDWIRHTDGKLSFLGFVKLLHGVSTRTLIKAH; translated from the exons ATGGGAACTTGCACCTCCCGACAGCCACCCGATACCAACTCACCACCCCAATCACCTCCACAACCGAACCCCAACACCCCTAACCCAAAAAAATCCCCTTTCTTCTCCATCTACAGCCCAAGCCCGGCCCACTACCTTTTCTCCAAGAAATCCCCTCTTTGGTCGACTACTCCCTCTAATGCCACTCCCAATTCCACTTGTTCCACGCCCAAACGCTTCTTCAAACGCCCGTTTCCTCCGCCATCCCCCGCTAAACACATACGGTCCGTTCTAGCGAAGCGGCACGGTGCGGTTAAGCCCAGGAGTAGTAATGCTGCCGGTTTAGAGAGTGATGGGGGTGAACCGGGTTCAGGGTTGGATAAGCGGTTCGGGTTTTCGAAGCAGTTTGGGGATAAGTATGAGGTTGGGGAGGAAGTTGGGCGAGGGCATTTTGGGTATACTCGAGTTGCTACTGTTAAGAAAGGTGAGCTTAAAGGTTTACAAGTCGCTGTCAAAATCATCCCCAAATCTAAG ATGACCACGGCTATTGCGATCGAGGATGTTAGGAGAGAGGTAAAAATATTGAAAGGCCTGGCTGGACATAGCAATCTTATAAAGATTTACGATGCATACGAAGACAATGAGAGTGTTTACATCGTGATGGA GTTATGTCGAGGAGGGGAGTTACTGGATAGGATACTTTCGAG AGGAGGGAAGTACACAGAAGACGAAGCCAAGTCTGTGTTATTGCAGATTCTAAACGTCGTTTCATTTTGCCACTTGCAAGGTGTGGTGCATCGAGATCTCAAACCGGAG AATTTCCTTTTTGTGTCGAAAGACGAGGATTCCCCGTTGAAAGCTATTGACTTTGGCTTGTCAGATTTTGTAAAACCAG AAGAAAAGTTAAATGATATTGTAGGCAGTGCATATTATGTAGCACCTGAAGTTCTCCATAGATCTTATACCACGGAGGCTGATGTGTGGAGCGTCGGTGTGATTGCATATATTTTGTTGTGTGGAAGCCGACCATTTTGGGCTCGTACTGAATCTGGGATATTTAGAGCAGTCCTGAAAGCTGACCCCAGTTTTACTGAGCCACCATGGCCTTCTTTGTCAGATGAGGCTAAAGACTTTGTCAAGCGCATGTTAAACAAAGATCCAAGGAAAAGAATTACTGCTTCCCAAGCACTTT GCCACCCCTGGCTTAGAAATCAGGGTGAAGTAAAAGTTCCACTGGATGTACTTGTCTTCAAGCTCTTAAAGATTTACATGCGTTCTTCTTTGCTACGGAAAGCTGCGTTAAAG GCTCTGTCCAAAACGTTAACAGCCGACGAGCTTTTCTATCTAAATGAGCAGTTCACAATTCTACAACCTTGCAAAAATGGCACTATTAATTTGGATAATATTAAAGAG GCCTTGATGAAAAATGCAACCGATGCCATGAAAGACTCTCGTGCTCATGAAATTTTAACTTCC TTGACTGCACTACAATACAGAAGAATGGACTTTGATGAATTTTGTGCGGCTGCATTAAGCGTATACCAACTCGAGGCTCTTGAAAGATGGGAGCAACATGCTCGCTGTGCCTATGAACTTTTTGAGAAGGATGGTAATAGGCCTATTATGATCGAAGAGCTGGCTTCT GAGCTGGGCCTGGGCCCCAACATTCCGGTTCATGCTGTCCTCCATGATTGGATTCGTCACACTGATGGGAAGCTAAGCTTTCTTGGATTCGTCAAATTGCTTCATGGGGTGTCCACAAGGACGCTCATCAAAGCCCACTAA